A genome region from Leptodactylus fuscus isolate aLepFus1 chromosome 6, aLepFus1.hap2, whole genome shotgun sequence includes the following:
- the CENPX gene encoding centromere protein X produces the protein MEREEESVEFRKDLVSKVLHLHLEEDKTKVGGDALLLLAELLRVFVHEAASRAARQAMSEDLPVVDIEHVEKILPQLLLDF, from the exons ATGGAGCGGGAAGAGGAGTCTGTGGAGTTCCGTAAG GATCTGGTCTCTAAAGTTCTGCATCTGCACCTGGAAGAAGACAAGACGAAAG TCGGAGGTGACGCCTTGTTACTACTAGCAGAGCTGCTGAGGGTATTTGTACATG AGGCAGCTAGCCGTGCGGCCCGTCAGGCCATGTCTGAAGACCTCCCTGTGGTGGACATAGAACATGTAGAGAAGATCCTGCCTCAGCTG CTGCTGGACTTCTAG